One window of the Natrinema sp. CBA1119 genome contains the following:
- a CDS encoding alpha/beta fold hydrolase, producing the protein MRHRIFNEDGDEELVFVMGWGNRWTHENVSWLVGQLTEAGYRVHAFELPTNIDDFKADWLEPVAEYVRDLEGYQLLGHSAGALVAQALDGADNHVYLSPWWGYGDAFPEPLLEAVAKLPTTFPCLPVGEMDRSALGSKATDHQIATTPSWVSPAFVRETRRAQDELLTIDHDAVVFCSLRDPVVSLRAIGERVPAEHVVLYDGGHELFSSGSRERHVDTLLAALADGAEAVEEPEDADEERPQVTA; encoded by the coding sequence ATGCGACACCGGATCTTCAACGAGGACGGCGACGAAGAACTCGTCTTCGTCATGGGCTGGGGCAACCGCTGGACCCACGAGAACGTCAGCTGGCTCGTCGGGCAGTTGACCGAGGCCGGCTATCGGGTCCACGCGTTCGAACTCCCCACGAACATCGATGACTTCAAAGCCGACTGGCTCGAGCCGGTCGCCGAGTACGTCCGCGACCTCGAGGGGTACCAACTGCTGGGCCACAGCGCGGGTGCGCTCGTCGCACAGGCCCTAGACGGCGCGGACAACCACGTCTACCTGAGTCCCTGGTGGGGGTACGGCGACGCGTTCCCGGAGCCGCTGCTCGAGGCGGTGGCGAAACTGCCGACCACGTTCCCGTGTCTCCCCGTCGGCGAGATGGATCGATCGGCGCTCGGCTCGAAGGCCACCGACCACCAGATCGCGACGACGCCGTCGTGGGTCTCCCCGGCGTTCGTCCGAGAGACGCGCCGCGCGCAGGACGAGCTACTGACGATCGATCACGACGCCGTCGTCTTCTGTTCGCTGCGGGATCCGGTCGTCAGCCTCCGGGCGATCGGCGAGCGCGTTCCCGCCGAACACGTCGTCCTGTACGACGGCGGCCACGAACTGTTCTCGTCCGGGAGCCGCGAGCGACACGTCGACACGCTGCTGGCGGCCCTCGCCGACGGTGCCGAAGCCGTCGAGGAACCCGAGGACGCGGACGAGGAACGACCGCAGGTTACCGCCTGA
- a CDS encoding ribbon-helix-helix domain-containing protein, translating to MERVTLRIPKQQIDEVEQLVDSGEFPNRSEAIRSAVREMINEQGDGPTDQSGKRNWAKV from the coding sequence ATGGAGCGTGTGACACTGCGAATCCCGAAACAGCAGATCGATGAAGTAGAGCAATTAGTCGACTCGGGCGAATTCCCGAACCGGAGCGAAGCGATTCGGTCGGCCGTCCGTGAGATGATAAATGAACAAGGGGACGGCCCCACAGACCAATCCGGCAAACGCAACTGGGCCAAGGTGTAA
- a CDS encoding helix-turn-helix transcriptional regulator: MRKSGSWMTIWDDRILEYIRNEDSGSPKKLEESGYVRVSKSHISRRLRTLAEHDLLTHLGNGVYVITERGEAYLDGEFDTSEDATESLVDETTENEESKFDSEGN; the protein is encoded by the coding sequence ATGCGAAAATCTGGGTCATGGATGACGATCTGGGACGACCGTATACTCGAGTACATTCGAAACGAGGACTCCGGTTCGCCGAAGAAACTCGAGGAGAGCGGCTACGTGCGGGTTTCGAAATCCCACATCTCTCGGCGTCTTCGGACGCTCGCAGAGCACGATTTGCTTACCCATCTCGGAAATGGCGTCTATGTAATTACGGAGCGCGGCGAAGCGTATCTCGACGGCGAGTTTGATACAAGTGAGGATGCAACGGAATCCTTGGTCGATGAGACAACCGAGAACGAAGAATCAAAATTCGACTCTGAGGGGAACTAA
- a CDS encoding ABC transporter ATP-binding protein: MFNRSVQDSRSPARDRTDERESTTAVRLEGVTHRYGSSGGRFRSGDERTVTALRDVSFDVPTGTIVGLEGPSGSGKSTILHAVAGLLVPTEGSVELRDTDLAALSDGERTRMRRHHIGIVFQRFHLLPSLSARANVALPLVQAGVPRSDRRERATDLLEAVGLGDRTTHLPGELSGGERQRVAIARALSTDPDVIVADEPTGELDTATGGDVLELLTDIGRDRAVLVASHDAATLSVADRVITLRDGRVDDVR, translated from the coding sequence ATGTTCAACCGATCAGTTCAGGATTCGCGATCGCCGGCGAGGGACCGAACGGACGAGCGCGAATCGACGACGGCCGTTCGCCTCGAGGGAGTCACCCACCGCTACGGCTCGAGCGGGGGCCGGTTCCGATCGGGTGACGAGCGCACGGTGACCGCGCTCCGCGACGTCTCCTTCGACGTCCCGACGGGGACCATCGTCGGGCTCGAGGGACCCAGCGGCAGCGGGAAGTCGACGATCCTGCACGCGGTCGCGGGGCTACTGGTGCCGACGGAGGGCAGCGTGGAACTGCGCGACACCGACCTCGCGGCGCTGTCCGACGGGGAGCGAACCCGGATGCGGCGACACCACATCGGGATCGTGTTCCAGCGGTTCCACCTCCTGCCGTCGCTGTCCGCCCGCGCGAACGTCGCGTTGCCGCTCGTGCAGGCGGGCGTTCCTCGGTCCGATCGGCGGGAGCGCGCGACTGACCTGCTCGAGGCGGTCGGCCTGGGCGACCGCACCACGCACCTGCCCGGCGAACTCAGCGGCGGCGAGCGACAGCGGGTCGCGATAGCGCGGGCGCTCTCGACGGACCCGGACGTGATCGTCGCCGACGAGCCGACGGGCGAACTCGACACGGCGACCGGCGGGGACGTCCTCGAGCTCCTGACCGATATCGGGCGCGACCGGGCGGTGCTGGTGGCCTCGCACGACGCGGCCACGCTGTCCGTCGCGGACCGCGTCATCACGCTTCGCGACGGGCGGGTGGACGATGTCCGATGA
- the ftsZ gene encoding cell division protein FtsZ, with protein MQDIVQDALENAEEEAREMDASMDDDDEFGEPRIVIVGAGGAGNNTINRLYNIGVDGADTVAINTDKQHLKMIEADTKILVGKSLTNGLGAGGDPSMGERATEMAQGTIKEVLGDADLVFVTAGMGGGTGTGAAPVVSKIAKEQGAIVVGMVSTPFNVERARTVKAEEGLEKLREQADSIIVLDNNRLLDYVPNLPIGKAFSVMDQIIAETVKGISETITQPSLINLDYADMSTIMNQGGVAVMLVGETQDKNKTDEVVKDAMNHPLLDVDYRGASGGLVHITGGPDLTLKEAEGIADNITERLEASANVIWGARIQESYKGKVRVMAIMTGVQSAQVLGPTTQKQADKSRQSIEGLNDSDFDASNNVEKTGKEYGAQSDGGRETVDRQNGVDVIR; from the coding sequence ATGCAGGATATCGTTCAGGACGCCTTGGAGAACGCGGAGGAAGAAGCCCGGGAGATGGACGCCTCGATGGACGATGACGACGAGTTCGGGGAGCCCCGAATCGTCATCGTCGGTGCGGGCGGTGCCGGTAACAACACCATCAACCGACTGTACAACATCGGTGTCGACGGTGCTGACACCGTGGCGATCAACACGGACAAACAGCACCTCAAGATGATCGAGGCCGACACGAAGATCCTCGTGGGCAAATCGCTCACGAACGGGCTCGGCGCTGGCGGCGACCCCTCGATGGGCGAGCGCGCGACCGAGATGGCCCAGGGAACGATCAAGGAGGTCCTCGGCGATGCGGACCTCGTGTTCGTGACCGCGGGGATGGGTGGTGGCACCGGCACGGGTGCCGCCCCCGTCGTCTCGAAGATCGCCAAAGAGCAGGGTGCGATCGTCGTCGGGATGGTCTCGACGCCGTTCAACGTCGAGCGCGCCCGCACGGTGAAAGCCGAGGAAGGCCTCGAGAAGCTACGCGAACAGGCTGACTCGATCATCGTCCTCGACAACAACCGACTGCTCGATTACGTCCCGAACCTGCCGATCGGCAAGGCGTTCTCGGTGATGGATCAGATCATCGCCGAAACCGTCAAGGGTATCTCGGAGACGATCACCCAGCCCTCGCTGATCAACCTGGACTACGCGGACATGTCCACGATCATGAACCAGGGCGGCGTCGCGGTGATGCTCGTCGGCGAGACCCAGGACAAGAACAAGACCGACGAGGTCGTCAAGGACGCGATGAACCACCCGCTACTGGACGTCGACTACCGTGGCGCGTCCGGTGGGCTCGTCCACATCACTGGCGGCCCCGACCTCACGCTGAAAGAGGCCGAGGGAATCGCGGACAACATTACCGAGCGCCTCGAGGCCAGCGCAAACGTCATCTGGGGCGCCCGAATTCAGGAGAGCTACAAGGGCAAGGTTCGCGTCATGGCGATCATGACCGGCGTCCAGAGCGCACAGGTGCTCGGACCGACCACCCAGAAGCAGGCTGACAAATCTCGACAGAGCATTGAGGGCCTGAACGATTCCGACTTCGACGCGAGCAACAACGTCGAAAAGACGGGCAAAGAATACGGCGCGCAGAGCGACGGCGGCCGCGAAACCGTCGACCGACAGAACGGCGTCGACGTGATTCGCTAA
- a CDS encoding zinc ribbon domain-containing protein → MSKITFRADDDLVEQLEQLDASKSEAMREALRSYLEGSDEAAGGEDRPESDRVQAGVIDELIRTRVDDRLRELGIDRVDSRARDPTPSPDPQDVNVSISLEGAAVQSGEQNSQSSGQRQTGARDPTPNDGETAGARERAETQSPDGRDSGRQCNQCGDRLDGEHMYCPNCGEKASRRLFCECGDEVRSDWSFCPSCGRRTPAADVLESDSTQF, encoded by the coding sequence ATGAGCAAGATCACGTTCCGCGCGGACGACGACCTCGTCGAGCAACTCGAGCAGCTCGACGCCTCCAAGAGCGAAGCGATGCGAGAGGCGCTCAGATCGTACCTCGAGGGGAGCGACGAGGCTGCAGGCGGCGAGGACCGCCCGGAATCGGACCGGGTACAGGCGGGCGTGATCGACGAACTGATTCGCACGCGTGTGGACGATCGACTCCGGGAACTCGGCATCGATCGCGTGGACTCTCGCGCACGCGATCCGACGCCGTCTCCCGACCCACAGGACGTCAACGTCTCCATCTCGCTCGAGGGGGCGGCGGTCCAGTCGGGCGAGCAGAATTCGCAGTCGAGCGGACAGCGCCAGACCGGTGCGCGCGATCCGACTCCGAACGACGGGGAGACGGCGGGGGCTCGCGAACGCGCGGAGACGCAGTCCCCCGACGGACGAGACAGCGGACGGCAGTGCAACCAGTGTGGCGACCGGCTCGACGGCGAGCACATGTACTGCCCCAACTGTGGCGAGAAGGCCTCCCGCCGATTGTTCTGTGAGTGTGGCGACGAGGTCCGATCCGACTGGTCGTTCTGTCCCAGCTGCGGCCGTCGGACGCCCGCGGCGGATGTCCTCGAGTCCGACAGTACGCAGTTCTGA
- a CDS encoding DUF4442 domain-containing protein, translated as MLESVRARLYRIGFNLFPAYRGTGARVTHIAPDWTEVRVKLPLNWRTKNYVGTIFGGSMYAAVDPFYMMMLLKNLGDGYVVWDREAEIRFKKPGRETLYATFSITDEEIEAIRAELAAAEPDSVDRHYTVELVDGDGTVHATVRKAVYVTTDRSKGA; from the coding sequence ATGCTCGAGTCAGTGCGCGCCCGTCTCTATCGGATCGGGTTCAACCTCTTTCCGGCCTACCGCGGAACCGGTGCTCGCGTCACCCACATCGCTCCCGACTGGACGGAGGTCCGCGTGAAGCTCCCGCTGAACTGGCGGACGAAGAACTACGTGGGAACGATCTTCGGGGGGAGCATGTACGCCGCCGTCGACCCGTTTTACATGATGATGCTGCTGAAGAACCTCGGCGACGGCTACGTCGTCTGGGACAGGGAGGCCGAGATCCGGTTCAAGAAGCCCGGTCGGGAGACGCTGTACGCAACGTTTTCGATAACCGACGAGGAGATCGAGGCGATTCGCGCCGAACTCGCGGCCGCGGAACCCGATTCCGTCGATCGCCACTACACGGTCGAACTCGTCGACGGGGACGGGACCGTTCACGCGACCGTCCGGAAGGCCGTCTACGTGACGACGGACCGATCCAAAGGAGCGTAA
- a CDS encoding TIGR00269 family protein yields MDCNRCNEEAIMHAAYSGDHLCPDHFRESVEKRVRRRIRRDDLVPHDITPENPQTWVIGLSGGKDSVVLTQILHETFDEDPRIELVGLTIHEGIEGYRDKSVEACVELSEELGIRHELVSYEEEFGVRMDDVVEDDPENMAPCAYCGVFRRDLLSEYAEALEADLLLTGHNLDDEAQTALMNVLEGDVEQMAKHFDASLGPLGDREEQDEFVPRAKPLRDVPEKEVALYAHVNDLPAHITECPHASEAYRGEIQQLVYDLEENHPGTRHSILSGYEELAEIAAEKYAGDDGADLQECVECGSTTTREVCRKCSLLESLA; encoded by the coding sequence ATGGACTGTAACCGGTGCAACGAGGAGGCGATCATGCACGCCGCGTACTCCGGAGACCACCTCTGTCCGGACCACTTCCGCGAGTCGGTCGAAAAGCGGGTACGTCGCCGGATCCGGCGGGACGATCTCGTCCCTCACGATATAACGCCGGAGAACCCACAGACCTGGGTTATCGGCCTCTCGGGCGGGAAGGACAGCGTCGTTCTCACGCAGATTCTCCACGAGACGTTCGACGAGGATCCCCGCATCGAACTCGTCGGCCTGACGATTCACGAGGGGATCGAGGGCTACCGCGACAAGTCGGTCGAGGCCTGCGTCGAACTCAGCGAGGAGCTCGGGATCCGCCACGAACTCGTCAGCTACGAGGAGGAGTTCGGCGTGCGAATGGATGACGTGGTCGAGGACGACCCCGAAAACATGGCCCCCTGTGCCTACTGCGGCGTCTTCCGGCGAGACCTCCTCTCGGAGTACGCCGAAGCGCTCGAGGCCGACCTCCTCCTGACGGGCCACAATCTCGACGACGAGGCCCAGACCGCGCTGATGAACGTCCTCGAGGGCGACGTCGAACAGATGGCGAAACACTTCGACGCCAGCCTCGGCCCGCTGGGAGACCGCGAGGAACAGGATGAGTTCGTCCCCCGCGCGAAGCCGCTTCGGGACGTCCCCGAGAAAGAAGTCGCTCTCTACGCCCACGTCAACGACCTCCCGGCTCACATCACCGAGTGCCCCCACGCCAGCGAGGCGTACCGGGGGGAGATCCAGCAACTCGTCTACGACCTCGAGGAGAACCACCCCGGAACCCGGCACTCGATCCTCTCGGGATACGAGGAACTGGCGGAAATCGCCGCCGAAAAGTACGCCGGTGACGACGGTGCCGACCTGCAGGAGTGCGTCGAGTGTGGGTCGACGACGACCCGAGAGGTCTGTCGAAAGTGTTCGTTACTCGAGTCGCTCGCCTGA
- a CDS encoding PadR family transcriptional regulator: protein MLPDSRPPTWIELTAFQRDCLEAIARRERTGRPCDERGIIHALERRYPSVTRTRLEPNLRTLVGRGLLAKRAGADDRPTYALTDEGRALLIQRAERFAVTCGIGATDRDAGAGATSSGLRRRTLETRDEKAKRCPDCGATVPERDPLVGWWCCDDCGILLDDDGERLT, encoded by the coding sequence TTGCTCCCTGACTCGCGACCACCGACGTGGATCGAACTCACCGCCTTCCAGCGCGACTGTCTCGAGGCCATCGCCCGCCGCGAGCGGACCGGACGGCCCTGCGACGAGCGCGGAATTATCCACGCCCTCGAGCGCCGGTATCCAAGCGTCACCCGAACCCGACTCGAGCCGAACCTGCGGACCCTCGTCGGTCGCGGCCTCCTCGCGAAACGCGCGGGAGCCGACGACCGGCCGACCTATGCCCTGACCGACGAGGGGCGCGCCCTTCTCATCCAGCGCGCCGAGCGCTTCGCGGTCACCTGCGGGATCGGTGCGACCGATCGCGACGCCGGGGCCGGAGCCACCTCGAGCGGACTCCGAAGACGGACACTCGAGACTCGAGACGAGAAGGCGAAACGGTGTCCCGACTGCGGCGCGACGGTGCCCGAACGCGATCCGCTGGTCGGCTGGTGGTGCTGTGACGACTGCGGGATCCTCCTCGACGACGACGGCGAGCGGCTGACGTGA